One genomic segment of Rhizobium sp. 11515TR includes these proteins:
- a CDS encoding serine hydrolase — protein sequence MKARFLLALGIAALMSGTALADTIPGANEPIVRGNPVQKSYGVYIDQMIADFIEKNQLPGLTLAIVQAPYIPRSSGYGKTSIDRDELASTKTMWNIGPITQAFTAVAVMQLKEQGKLKLDDMISKYVDNLPSSWKAITVLELLQHSSGIPDYREKLDDSKQYSSKDLVALVGDKPLQFESGTKVDQSATNYTLLAMVIERASGMSYHDFIWKYQIDASGLTSTMFAGDMKSRARTDRPDTMPAHDNQHSHFKADVDFINPVEPATGYREVERHLVPVPVEMPENLFGFGNIWSSAEDISKWDIALAGSVLIKDAADREVIYTPTKLANGTVVPAMAGWEFTRHPGFMEVKGKSPGFSAYLSRFTASYELVCVTLLTDKEGVDLTTLARNIAAAYRADLGPAVNPQNIVAQESKFGPAETVARIKDDLAAKKIPLFATFDHAENATSVGDKLRPTTVLVFGNPKIGTKLMQEDQSIGIDLPLRVLVWEDEYGRTWVGYPNVATLVDGYRIKDQATVATMTKFLEGVVGRAANVYSY from the coding sequence ATGAAGGCCAGATTTCTCTTGGCTCTTGGTATCGCCGCGCTGATGAGCGGAACGGCCTTAGCCGATACCATTCCCGGAGCAAACGAACCGATCGTCAGAGGTAACCCCGTGCAGAAAAGCTATGGCGTCTATATCGATCAGATGATCGCCGACTTCATCGAGAAGAACCAGTTGCCGGGCTTGACGTTGGCGATCGTTCAAGCCCCCTATATCCCGCGCTCGAGCGGCTACGGCAAAACAAGCATCGACAGAGATGAACTCGCGTCCACGAAGACGATGTGGAATATCGGGCCGATCACCCAGGCTTTCACCGCGGTGGCCGTTATGCAGCTCAAAGAGCAGGGCAAGCTCAAACTGGACGACATGATCTCGAAGTACGTCGATAACCTCCCTTCGAGCTGGAAGGCCATCACGGTCCTTGAATTGCTTCAGCACAGCTCGGGTATTCCAGATTACCGGGAGAAACTCGACGACAGCAAACAGTACTCGTCCAAGGACCTAGTTGCCCTAGTTGGCGATAAGCCGCTGCAGTTCGAAAGCGGCACGAAGGTCGACCAGAGCGCTACAAACTATACACTGCTCGCCATGGTAATCGAGCGCGCCAGTGGCATGTCCTATCATGATTTCATCTGGAAGTATCAGATCGACGCCTCCGGACTGACGAGCACGATGTTTGCGGGAGACATGAAATCGAGAGCCCGGACCGACAGGCCGGACACGATGCCCGCGCACGACAACCAGCATTCGCATTTCAAGGCGGACGTCGATTTCATCAATCCAGTCGAGCCCGCAACGGGCTACCGCGAAGTCGAGCGTCACTTGGTGCCCGTCCCTGTCGAGATGCCGGAAAACCTGTTCGGCTTCGGCAACATCTGGTCCTCTGCCGAGGATATCAGCAAATGGGACATTGCGCTGGCAGGCTCCGTGCTGATCAAAGACGCCGCCGACAGGGAAGTCATCTACACCCCCACCAAACTCGCGAACGGTACAGTCGTGCCTGCGATGGCGGGTTGGGAGTTCACGAGGCATCCGGGCTTCATGGAAGTGAAGGGGAAATCCCCGGGCTTCAGTGCATATCTGAGCCGGTTCACCGCTTCCTACGAACTTGTATGCGTGACGCTGCTCACCGACAAGGAAGGTGTTGATCTCACCACTCTCGCCCGCAACATTGCGGCGGCGTATCGAGCCGATCTTGGTCCTGCGGTGAACCCTCAGAACATCGTCGCGCAGGAGAGCAAGTTCGGCCCGGCGGAGACAGTTGCACGGATCAAGGACGATCTGGCGGCAAAGAAGATTCCTTTGTTCGCGACGTTCGACCATGCGGAGAACGCGACATCCGTCGGGGACAAGCTACGTCCGACGACGGTCCTTGTATTCGGCAATCCCAAGATCGGCACCAAGCTGATGCAGGAGGACCAGTCGATCGGGATTGATCTGCCGCTTCGC
- a CDS encoding DUF5131 family protein, protein MADTSIEWTDATWNPVAGCTIMSAGCTNCYAMRMAARLDAMGLDKYRGLTRKSGGRAKWTGDIRIDEAALSIPETWAKPRNVFVNSMSDLFHPNVPTDFVRKVWDVMARTERHTYQILTKRPDLMKEILCDDFRTLPNVWLGTSVEDDRVLHRLDDLRSIQAAVRFVSFEPLIGSVARGSLTGIQWAIVGGESGPNARPLDPTWVDEIFDMCSDADAAFFFKQWGGKNKKATGRTYRHQTWDQMPRLSM, encoded by the coding sequence ATGGCAGACACATCGATCGAATGGACCGACGCTACGTGGAACCCGGTGGCAGGCTGCACTATCATGAGTGCTGGTTGCACAAATTGCTACGCCATGAGAATGGCGGCTCGGCTTGATGCCATGGGTTTGGACAAGTATCGCGGGCTGACGCGCAAAAGCGGCGGTCGCGCGAAATGGACCGGAGATATTCGGATCGACGAGGCGGCACTCAGCATTCCCGAAACCTGGGCGAAGCCTCGGAACGTTTTCGTCAACTCCATGTCCGACCTGTTCCATCCAAACGTACCAACTGACTTCGTTCGGAAAGTCTGGGATGTCATGGCGCGAACCGAGCGACACACATATCAAATCCTGACCAAAAGACCTGATCTCATGAAAGAAATCCTGTGCGATGATTTCCGGACGCTGCCCAATGTTTGGCTCGGTACGAGCGTGGAAGACGACCGCGTGCTACACCGTCTCGATGACCTTAGATCGATACAGGCAGCCGTTCGTTTCGTCTCGTTCGAACCTCTTATTGGTTCCGTAGCGCGCGGCTCGCTAACAGGCATTCAGTGGGCAATAGTTGGTGGCGAGTCTGGCCCAAATGCCCGACCGCTCGACCCCACTTGGGTCGACGAGATCTTTGATATGTGCAGTGACGCTGACGCGGCGTTCTTCTTCAAGCAGTGGGGTGGAAAAAACAAGAAAGCGACCGGAAGAACATACCGTCACCAGACTTGGGATCAAATGCCGCGCTTGAGTATGTGA
- the tcmP gene encoding three-Cys-motif partner protein TcmP produces the protein MDQRHFFGSSETERKLDCLRRYLSAYSIALRNKGFARIYIDAFAGTGSRTETKAVLPFMGQGEATTVEVSTPGSARIALETNPNFHHVLLIEKDPERAAVLKAVLGEYPEARGSVRNGDANTIVQHVCRRYDWQSERKRGVVFLDPYGMEVTWDTVEAIARTEALDCWYFFPLSGLYRNAPKDPERLDAGKVAILNRVFGTTTWRQDWYELNARQFDIFGELIVEERRAFDVDRIEEWVRDRLLSVFKGGVLKPMRLYHPNGAPMASLFFAIANPNKAAVRLATEIAGHILKRGI, from the coding sequence TTGGACCAACGACATTTCTTTGGAAGTTCTGAGACAGAGAGAAAGCTTGACTGTCTCCGGCGGTACCTGAGCGCCTATTCGATTGCGTTGCGGAACAAAGGTTTTGCTCGGATCTACATCGACGCGTTCGCGGGAACGGGTAGTCGGACAGAGACAAAAGCTGTTTTGCCATTCATGGGGCAAGGAGAGGCGACTACCGTCGAAGTTTCCACGCCCGGCAGTGCGAGAATTGCTCTGGAAACTAACCCCAATTTTCACCACGTCCTCCTTATCGAGAAAGACCCTGAGCGCGCTGCAGTCCTCAAGGCCGTGCTTGGCGAGTATCCTGAAGCCCGAGGGAGCGTACGAAATGGTGACGCCAACACGATCGTGCAGCACGTATGCAGAAGGTACGACTGGCAAAGCGAGCGAAAGAGAGGTGTAGTTTTCCTTGATCCCTACGGAATGGAAGTCACATGGGATACTGTGGAAGCTATAGCTAGGACCGAGGCATTGGACTGTTGGTATTTTTTCCCGCTATCGGGATTGTATCGCAACGCGCCTAAAGACCCAGAGCGCTTGGACGCGGGTAAGGTTGCTATATTGAACAGGGTCTTCGGCACCACAACATGGCGACAGGATTGGTATGAGCTGAACGCACGTCAATTCGATATTTTCGGCGAATTGATTGTTGAAGAACGCCGAGCATTTGACGTCGATCGGATCGAAGAATGGGTCCGTGACCGCCTTCTCTCTGTTTTCAAGGGTGGCGTCCTAAAGCCGATGCGGTTGTACCATCCAAATGGCGCTCCCATGGCATCCCTGTTCTTCGCGATCGCAAACCCCAACAAGGCTGCCGTCAGGTTGGCGACCGAGATTGCTGGTCACATACTCAAGCGCGGCATTTGA
- a CDS encoding reverse transcriptase family protein yields MSFNYDFSRTTSRGSLLAALSIDEALFTQVLDFVPPPPAWSVPPSPPDEISKLMLPAFLRHDIPKRNTKRGHRTVWEPVLAKGTYKALGRRLDSFFRHKLDGYPHKSSFGYRPGRNIRENAAVHRGKKFLLSLDLQDFFPSISRSRIAATFEHLGIAPDIAALLARFVTISDALAMGLPTSPTISNAVALCLDQALEELALRSGAVYTRYSDDISISSDNALPDLALIAQIVSDNDFKLADEKTRLSVRGQAHYVTGLSISDPNQPHVPKAKKRRLRQELYYARKFGLGQHLHCQGINDPTVVQQEVNRLDGMIKFVGHHEPKLSSIIKQQWREILNAADMKPSFAPRGMHRAPFVLVIDEAEFSRDDQTYLALCIVVSQHIDRIAEETGRVLSNALNDLWGDGNRNALLARGLHFTDATKDLQLNYIKELATMPFEGYIAFCAYDGPKNYQATYLRLLSTMIPRRLIAAESQYAAILIEQNSKVSQTAIAECISNAAADLKRTNNRRPKDTLVKFLSKPDPLLSPPDFLLGVLGQYLKSKPAVPEPRERLSFERLRDKYRLILDLDTCAEYSRRRPIAPW; encoded by the coding sequence ATGAGCTTCAACTACGACTTTTCCCGCACCACGAGCAGAGGCTCCTTGCTCGCGGCACTTTCGATCGACGAAGCCCTGTTCACGCAGGTGCTCGACTTCGTGCCTCCTCCTCCAGCCTGGTCGGTGCCGCCTTCCCCGCCAGACGAAATATCGAAGCTAATGCTCCCCGCGTTTCTGCGGCACGACATTCCTAAGAGAAACACGAAACGCGGCCATAGGACGGTGTGGGAGCCCGTGCTAGCAAAGGGTACCTATAAGGCGCTCGGACGTAGGCTTGACAGCTTCTTTCGCCACAAGCTCGATGGCTACCCTCACAAATCGTCATTCGGATATCGACCGGGCCGCAATATCCGTGAAAACGCCGCGGTCCACCGTGGCAAGAAGTTTCTTCTATCGCTCGACCTCCAGGACTTCTTTCCTTCAATTTCGCGAAGTCGGATTGCCGCCACTTTCGAACACCTTGGCATCGCCCCGGATATAGCAGCACTTCTGGCCCGATTCGTCACGATATCAGACGCCCTGGCCATGGGTCTCCCAACGAGCCCGACGATTTCGAATGCAGTCGCCCTTTGCCTTGATCAGGCGCTCGAAGAATTGGCTCTGCGTTCAGGTGCCGTGTACACCCGCTATTCAGATGACATCAGTATCTCGAGTGACAACGCGCTTCCAGATCTCGCCTTGATAGCTCAAATCGTTTCGGACAATGATTTCAAACTCGCAGACGAGAAAACAAGGCTATCGGTGCGTGGCCAGGCGCATTACGTCACCGGCCTGAGCATCAGCGACCCTAATCAGCCGCATGTTCCCAAGGCAAAAAAGCGAAGGCTGCGACAGGAGCTGTACTACGCACGAAAATTCGGACTGGGGCAGCATTTGCACTGCCAAGGGATCAATGACCCCACTGTTGTTCAGCAGGAGGTCAATCGCTTGGACGGCATGATTAAATTTGTTGGCCATCACGAACCTAAGCTTTCGTCCATTATAAAACAGCAATGGCGCGAAATTCTCAACGCCGCCGATATGAAACCGAGCTTCGCACCGCGGGGGATGCATCGCGCACCTTTCGTTCTGGTCATAGACGAAGCCGAGTTTTCGAGAGACGACCAGACATATCTCGCTCTCTGTATCGTGGTCAGCCAGCATATAGACCGAATAGCCGAGGAGACGGGGCGAGTATTGTCGAACGCGCTCAATGACCTTTGGGGAGATGGCAACCGTAATGCCCTCCTCGCACGAGGCCTTCATTTCACGGACGCGACCAAAGACCTTCAACTCAACTACATTAAAGAGTTGGCGACGATGCCCTTCGAAGGCTATATTGCGTTTTGCGCATACGATGGTCCGAAAAATTATCAGGCGACATATTTGCGCTTGCTTTCGACGATGATCCCGCGACGCCTGATAGCTGCCGAAAGCCAGTACGCCGCCATCCTGATCGAGCAAAACAGCAAAGTTTCCCAAACAGCGATCGCCGAATGCATCAGCAACGCGGCAGCCGATCTCAAACGTACCAACAACCGACGTCCAAAGGACACGCTAGTCAAATTTCTTTCGAAGCCCGATCCGCTGCTCAGTCCCCCTGATTTTCTGTTGGGCGTCCTGGGACAATATCTGAAATCGAAACCTGCCGTCCCGGAGCCTCGCGAGAGGCTCAGCTTCGAACGACTAAGAGACAAATATCGGTTGATCCTCGATCTGGATACATGCGCCGAATACTCACGGCGACGGCCGATCGCCCCTTGGTAA
- a CDS encoding AAA family ATPase, translated as MTDISTTKSRWLRDLSRFLSLKSQFVLTGNVRDLQAYDVQPGTIAAIPLIHCLDSELRAQGYRDVIVFTPMSGFSLASPVPGTDIAAALGRLSIQNQSDGVLGLESLTAALPAFVEAKGEPAALIVDFASRLINRSDALLAAEQALFARAQICSSNARPRPSGDSRRPFYNAVIWIADKESDLPDWFVVENPRIRHIPIATPDNLIRKSIVPNILRGLPDSRDVSTEDFDKAIDTFVNLTNGLLLSDMNAIAQLGRNDNLSVHQIADAIRRYKVGVTDDPWRKIDRARIAGAEDFIRSRVKGQSHAVVHMLDIIKRAVTGVGRSSSNGRPRGVAFLAGPTGVGKTELAKTITSLLFGDESAYIRFDMSEFSAEHADQRLIGAPPGYVGYDAGGELTNAIREKPFSVVLFDEIEKAHPRILDKFLQILDDGVLTSGRGDRVYFSEAIILFTSNLGIYRSDASGVRIPNVVPGDSHPDVVAKVREEIDRHFKLVLNRPEILNRMGENVIVFDFIRRPVAEQIFAQIVQGLLDQTRTIGYDVSLSSSAEADLREHCLADLSNGGRGIRNKVEAYLANPLSRALFDSGKTDGSFIVSAIQIEPLVALELAEKRRS; from the coding sequence TTGACAGATATCTCGACCACAAAATCCCGCTGGCTACGAGACCTTTCTCGGTTTTTGTCGCTTAAAAGCCAGTTCGTACTTACCGGAAACGTACGCGATCTGCAGGCCTATGATGTACAACCGGGAACGATAGCGGCAATCCCACTCATCCATTGCCTGGATAGCGAACTACGGGCCCAAGGCTATCGGGACGTTATCGTTTTCACGCCCATGTCGGGTTTCAGTCTCGCCTCTCCAGTCCCCGGCACTGACATAGCGGCGGCACTTGGCAGGCTCAGCATTCAGAACCAGTCGGATGGCGTCCTTGGACTGGAAAGTCTGACCGCAGCCCTTCCCGCCTTTGTCGAAGCAAAGGGCGAACCCGCCGCACTTATCGTCGACTTTGCTTCAAGGCTGATCAATCGGAGCGACGCACTCCTCGCCGCAGAACAGGCTTTGTTTGCCCGGGCGCAAATCTGCTCGTCGAACGCAAGACCCAGACCATCCGGCGATAGTCGAAGGCCGTTTTATAACGCTGTCATTTGGATTGCAGACAAGGAATCCGACCTCCCCGATTGGTTCGTGGTCGAAAACCCCAGAATCCGGCATATCCCGATCGCCACCCCGGATAACCTTATTCGCAAATCCATCGTTCCTAACATTCTTCGAGGATTGCCGGATTCCCGTGACGTCTCCACAGAGGATTTCGACAAGGCCATCGATACCTTCGTGAATCTGACGAACGGACTGCTGCTTTCGGATATGAATGCCATCGCTCAGCTCGGCCGGAACGACAATCTTTCCGTCCACCAGATCGCCGACGCCATCCGCCGCTACAAGGTTGGTGTCACCGATGACCCTTGGCGGAAGATCGATCGAGCCCGGATCGCGGGAGCGGAAGACTTCATCCGTTCACGCGTTAAAGGCCAGAGCCACGCCGTCGTTCACATGCTCGATATTATCAAGCGAGCAGTGACGGGCGTTGGCAGGTCGTCTTCGAACGGGCGGCCGCGAGGTGTGGCCTTCCTTGCCGGCCCCACTGGCGTCGGGAAGACGGAACTAGCGAAGACGATCACGAGCCTCCTGTTCGGAGACGAGTCCGCCTATATTCGGTTCGACATGTCCGAATTTAGCGCCGAGCATGCGGACCAGCGGTTGATTGGCGCTCCTCCCGGCTACGTAGGTTACGATGCAGGCGGTGAGCTTACGAACGCGATCCGAGAGAAGCCTTTCAGTGTCGTGCTCTTTGACGAAATCGAGAAGGCTCACCCACGAATCCTCGACAAATTTCTGCAGATCCTAGATGACGGCGTCCTGACTTCCGGGCGCGGTGATCGCGTCTATTTCTCAGAGGCGATTATCCTCTTTACCTCAAACCTCGGGATCTACCGATCCGACGCGTCGGGTGTCCGAATTCCGAACGTCGTGCCAGGTGACAGCCATCCCGACGTGGTGGCAAAGGTGCGCGAGGAGATTGATCGACATTTCAAACTCGTCTTGAATCGCCCCGAGATCCTAAATCGAATGGGCGAAAACGTCATTGTCTTCGATTTCATCCGCAGACCCGTCGCCGAGCAGATTTTTGCACAGATAGTCCAGGGTCTGCTCGACCAGACGCGAACAATTGGATACGACGTCTCTCTCTCGAGCTCCGCGGAAGCCGACCTTCGCGAACATTGCCTAGCGGATCTGTCAAACGGTGGTCGCGGCATTCGGAACAAGGTCGAGGCTTATCTTGCGAACCCTCTGTCACGGGCACTCTTTGACTCGGGCAAGACGGACGGGTCCTTCATCGTAAGTGCGATACAGATCGAACCCCTGGTCGCGCTGGAGTTGGCCGAGAAACGTCGATCATGA
- a CDS encoding 4Fe-4S single cluster domain-containing protein, translated as MTSIALSRLHFPITTLGPGNRIGIWFQGCSIRCPGCISADTWAVGRDLTDVDAVINALNRWLPDADGLTVSGGEPFDQPDALTELLQAFRQRSDADILVYSGYPVEKIMPYLKKLDGLVDALISDPYLAEAPQTKALRGSDNQRLHSLTPLGENRFASYERANQSEEKKIDLMMDADGTVWMAGIPERGVFEKLSRHLSNQHHTFLTTEDRSISRARRGKPHD; from the coding sequence ATGACCTCGATCGCGCTATCACGGCTTCATTTTCCGATTACAACTCTTGGGCCGGGCAACCGGATCGGCATTTGGTTCCAGGGATGCTCGATACGATGTCCCGGCTGCATCTCCGCGGACACTTGGGCGGTGGGTCGGGATTTGACAGACGTGGACGCCGTCATCAATGCCTTGAATCGTTGGCTTCCCGACGCAGATGGCTTGACCGTTTCGGGCGGCGAGCCATTTGACCAACCAGATGCGCTAACCGAACTCTTACAAGCTTTTCGCCAGCGTTCCGACGCCGATATCCTGGTGTATTCAGGATATCCGGTAGAAAAAATCATGCCCTATCTCAAGAAGTTGGATGGATTGGTGGATGCATTGATCTCCGATCCATATCTTGCCGAAGCCCCTCAGACGAAAGCCTTGAGAGGTAGTGACAACCAGCGACTTCACTCTCTGACTCCGCTCGGCGAAAATCGGTTCGCGTCATACGAGCGAGCAAACCAGTCCGAAGAGAAAAAAATCGACCTCATGATGGATGCCGATGGTACGGTCTGGATGGCCGGAATACCCGAACGGGGAGTTTTCGAAAAGCTATCGCGCCATTTATCGAACCAACATCATACGTTCCTCACCACCGAAGACCGTTCCATAAGCCGAGCACGTCGAGGCAAGCCCCATGATTAG